One Cryptococcus neoformans var. grubii H99 chromosome 3, complete sequence genomic region harbors:
- a CDS encoding 3-deoxy-7-phosphoheptulonate synthase, whose amino-acid sequence MAPASWYPSSWREKPIAQDVVYEDKAQLETVLNKLRRLPPLVSPVEIDRLRAQLADVAAGKAFLLQGGDCAELFDDCSQDPIEHKLSLILLMSLIILHGSRLPVVRIARIAGQYAKPRSKPTEVVEFRTKDGKTEKKEVMSFRGDNVNGYDPTDRAPDPQRLLGSYFHSTATLNYIRTLLSSGFANLHNPVDWSFSHVRSPELQQAFSSVIESLQDSLEFMKVATGAVGGGERGGMETVDFYTSHEALLLEYEEAFTRSWDDSTASSPPATGDSTPILSRSASRLREEASSSSSSSPYPHSPVRRPKSPKNLSDSINSLSMSAGDLRKDEGKKWYNTSAHFIWIGDRTRQLDGAHVEYFRGIANPIGIKIGPTMEPEEIVRILDIVNPDKIPGKVTLIGRYGAAKVDQFLPKHIDAVLRTDHPVVWQCDAMHGNTKSSVHDPTLKTRHFVDVVTEITRSMEIHKEKKTILGGVHLELTGEVNDDGYSVTECIGGSMELEDKDLSFNYRTHCDPRLNYEQSLDVAFLLADYLKSKRRGERPHDILLSSLRGRTN is encoded by the exons ATGGCACCTGCATCTTGGTACCCATCTTCCTGGAGGGAAAAACCCATCGCTCAG GATGTCGTCTATGAGGACAAGGCTCAGCTGGAAACCGTTCTCAACAAGCTTCGTCGCTTACCGCCTTTAGTTTCTCCTGTAGAG ATTGATAGGCTTCGTGCTCAACTGGCTGATGTGGCGGCTGGCAAGGCGTTTCTACTTCAAGGCGGAGACTGCGCCGAGCTTTTTGACGACTGCTCTCAA GATCCCATCGAGCACAAGCTATCCCTCATCCTGTTAATgtctctcatcatcctgcACGGATCACGTTTACCTGTGGTAAGGATTGCACGCATTGCAGGCCAGTATGCCAAACCGAGAAGTAAACCTACAGAGGTTGTCGAGTTCCGTACtaaagatggaaagacggagaagaaggaggtgatGAGTTTCAGAGGAGATAATGTCAATGGTTATGATCCTACCGATAGAGCCCCTGATCCCCAGCGACTTTTAGG ATCTTATTTCCACTCCACCGCGACGCTCAACTACATCCGTACACTGCTTTCATCGGGCTTTGCTAATTTACATAATCCAGTTGACTGGTCGTTTTCCCATGTCCGGTCGCCAGAGCTTCAGCaagccttctcctcggtCATTGAGAGTTTGCAAGATAGTTTGGAGTTTATGAAGGTGGCCACGGGCGCTGTTGGAGGTGGTGAAAGGGGTGGTATGGAGACTGTTGATTTCTACACCAG TCACGAAGCTCTGCTGTTAGAGTATGAGGAGGCTTTCACTCGCTCTTGGGACGACTCTACGGCCTCGTCTCCTCCAGCGACGGGTGACTCTACCCCGATACTCTCTCGATCAGCATCTCGTCTCCGTGAAGaagcatcatcatcatcatcatcttccccatACCCGCACTCTCCTGTCCGTCGTCCCAAATCACCCAAGAATTTGAGCGACTCGATCAACAGTCTGTCCATGTCTGCTGGTGATTTACGAAAAGACGAGGGGAAAAAGTGGTATAATACGTCGGCACATTTCATCTGGATTGGGGATAGGACGAGACAGTTGGATGGGGCGCATGTGGAGTACTTTAGAGGTATTGCGAATCCCAT AGGTATCAAGATTGGTCCTACCATGGAGCCCGAGGAGATTGTTCGCATTCTTGACA TTGTTAATCCCGACAAGATCCCGGGCAAGGTGACGCTTATCGGGCGATACGGTGCCGCCAAAGTCGATCAGTTCTTGCCCAAGCATATTGATGCCGTGTTGAGAACGGATCATCCAGTGGTGTGGCAGTGTGATGCCATGCATGGCAA CACCAAATCCTCTGTGCATGACCCTACCCTCAAAACTCGACATTTTGTAGACGTCGTTACCGAAATTACTCGAAGCATGGAAATCcataaagaaaaaaagacgaTTCTTGGTGGAGTGCATCTTGAATTGACAGGAGAGGTGAATGACGATGGGTATTCTGTT ACAGAGTGTATTGGTGGTTCGATGGAGTTGGAGGACAAGGACCTCTCGTTCAATTACAGAACCCATTGCGACCCGCGTCTGAATTATGAGCAGTCTCTAG ACGTCGCATTCTTGCTTGCCGACTATCTCAagtcaaagagaagaggcgaAAGACCGCACGATATCTTGCTTTCAAGCTTGCGTGGCCGAACGAATTGA
- a CDS encoding kynurenine 3-monooxygenase, whose amino-acid sequence MPQSRARKVLVVGAGPVGALTALSLHRRGWEVEVWESRDDPRGQDAAPSNLRSINLAISSRGLEALRSVDPSIAENFLEEAIPMKGRMIHHTDGKQESQLYDPIGGQSINSISRPILNQRLVQSLPETIKLRFNTKLKHIDFKNRVAYASHKQEATLLPGEESGKDKKESTEDEDDGTAFDLVIGCDGSWSKVRTAMMRAERIDFSQSFIPHAYIELHMPSNPDFPGGYAMDKNHLHIWPRHAFMLIGLPNKDGSFTLTLFIPFSSLELLNTRESAATFFREHFPSAVDIVGEKVLLDDFEKNPRGNLVTINCTPSAWSSHAILLGDASHSMVPFYGQGLNCGLEDVRVLSSILERHHISSTTTLALGETDPELELALKAYSDERQGDLKAICELALQNYTEMRSHVLSPLHHLRRQVDKMFTTLFRSAPQATLSLTEPFPTKRVRGWTSLYEMVTFRPDVGYSEALRKERWQKDVVGYTGWVGGVIGIGAAGVFAATMAKKWLERR is encoded by the exons ATGCCACAATCACGGGCTCGCAAAGTTCTCGTTGTTGGTGCTGGTCCTGTCGGTGCTCTGACGGCGCTGAGCCTCCATCGTCGTGGCTGGGAAGTGGAGGTCTGGGAATCTCGCGATG ATCCTCGAGGTCAAGATGCTGCTCCGAGTAATCTCCGTTCTATCAATCTCGCTATATCGTCGCGAGGTCTCGAAGCACTACGAAGTGTTGATCCCTCGATCGCCGAGAACTTTCTGGAGGAAGCGATACCGATGAAGGGACGGATGATCCACCACACAGATGGGAAGCAAGAGAGTCAACTTTATGATCCAATCGGTGGCCAG TCTATCAACTCGATCAGTCGTCCAATTCTCAATCAGCGACTGGTTCAATCGCTTCCCGAAACAATCAAACTCAGGTTCAacaccaagctcaagcaCATAGATTTCAAGAACCGTGTTGCTTATGCGTCTCATAAACAAGAAGCGACTTTACTACCTGGTGAAGAAAGTGGAAAGGATAAAAAGGAGAGcacagaggatgaagacgacGGGACGGCGTTTGATCTGGTCATTGGATGTGATGGCAGCTGGTCTAAAGTCAGAACTGCAATGATGCGTGCAGAACG GATTGACTTTTCACAAAGCTTCATTCCACATGCCTACATTGAGCTCCATATGCCTTCCAACCCGGATTTCCCGGGTGGCTATGCTATGGATAAAAACCATTTACACATCTGGCCTCGCCATGCTTTCATGCTTATCGGTCTTCCCAATAAA GATGGTTCCTTCACTCTGACTTTATTCATTCcgttttcttctctcgagTTACTCAACACTCGTGAATCTGCCGCGACTTTTTTCAGAGAACATTTCCCTTCCGCAGTGGACATTGTAGGTGAAAAAGTGCTTCTTGATGATTTTGAAAAAAATCCAAGAGGTAACCTGGTCACTATCAAT tgTACACCCTCCGCATGGTCATCCCACGCCATCCTTCTGGGCGATGCATCCCACAGTATGGTTCC TTTCTATGGACAAGGACTCAACTGCGGTCTTGAAGACGTTCGGGTGCTCAGCTCTATCCTTGAGCGACACCACATCTCGTCTACAACCACACTTGCGCTTGGCGAAACGGATCCCGAGCTGGAATTGGCTCTAAAGGCGTATTCTGATGAAAGGCAAGGCGACTTGAAGGCGATTTGCGAACTGGCCTTGCAAAACTA CACTGAAATGCGCTCGCACGTGCTTTCTCcactccaccatctccgtcGTCAGGTCGACAAGATGTTCACCACCTTGTTCCGATCTGCACCTCAAGCGACCTTGTCTCTGACGGAGCCGTTCCCCACCAAGAGAGTACGAGGATGGACGAGTCTGTATGAGATGGTGACTTTTAGGCCGGATGTAGGTTATTCGGAAGCgctgaggaaggagaggtggCAGAAGGATGTGGTGGGTTATACTGGGTGGGTCGGGGGTGTGATTGGTATTGGTGCGGCAGGCGTTTTTGCGGCAACAATGGCGAAAAAGTGGTTGGAAAGGAGATAG
- a CDS encoding phosphoribosylglycinamide formyltransferase, producing the protein MPRPRRITVLISGSGTNLQALLDAAGTPRLPSAAVTAVISSRSNAYGLTRARTHSPPIPASVCALKTFLARNPGATRQDYDAEVARQVLDTRPDIVVLAGWMHILSDRFLDILDGKKAAPPAPALPPPAPSSLPTQTEPIPSNTAHPDVPAPELPQPPPSQSFPVPIINLHPALPGAFDGAHAIERALDAFQKGEVTRTGVMVHRVVAEVDRGEPLLVKEVEIKPEDTLQDLEERIHSVEHEIIVDGARLVIEELDKQGRP; encoded by the exons ATgccccgcccccgccgcATCACAGTCCTCATCTCGGGATCAG GCACAAACCTCCAGGCGCTGCTGGACGCTGCGGGCACGCCCCGGCTCCCCTCCGCCGCGGTCACCGCCGTCATCTCCTCCCGCTCAAACGCATACGGCCTCACCCGCGCCCGCACCCACTCCCCCCCCATCCCCGCCTCCGTCTGCGCCCTCAAGACCTTCCTCGCCCGCAACCCCGGCGCCACCCGCCAAGACTACGACGCCGAAGTCGCCAGGCAGGTCCTCGACACCCGCCCCGACATCGTCGTCCTCGCAGGCTGGATGCACATCCTCTCAGACCGCTTCCTTGATATCCTCGACGGCAAGAAGGCCGCCCCGCCCGCACCCGCACTCCCTCCCCCCGCACCCAGCAGTCTGCCCACCCAGACAGAGCCCATTCCCTCCAACACGGCACATCCCGACGTCCCCGCGCCCGAGCTTCCCCAGCCGCCGCCCAGCCAGTCGTTCCCCGTGCCCATCATCAATCTCCACCCAGCCCTGCCTGGTGCATTTGACGGCGCGCATGCTATCGAGAGAGCCTTGGACGCTTTCCAAAAGGGCGAGGTCACACGCACCGGTGTCATGGTCCACAGGGTCGTCGCCGAAGTGGACAGGGGAGAGCCCCTGCTCGTCAAGGAGGTTGAAATCAAGCCCGAGGACACGCTGCAagatttggaagagagaataCATTCG GTTGAGCACGAGATTATCGTTGACGGCGCACGACTCGTTATTGAAGAGCTCGACAAACAGGGCCGACCATGA
- a CDS encoding dihydroxyacetone kinase, translating into MAPAQKHLLNTPQTLVVDSLKGLATLNPNVKLDEAQRVIYTPPTESKVALLSGGGSGHEPAHAAFVGPGLLSAAICGNIFASPNVAQIRRGLELVTREKGGLVVVMNYTGDALHFGLAAEQHRSAGKLGDVRVLMVGDDVAVGREQGSIVGRRGLAGTILVYKVAAALSDKGADLDSVENIAKYVASRLGTLGVGLEHCHVPGTRAGNSHLGANEVEVGMGIHNEAGTYKLDMTTASELVGKMLTQITDTTDKDKSFVPFKGDGSDEVVLLVNDLGAISELEMGGLTNEAVKWLQSRKIKVRRVLAGTYMTSLNMPGFSLTLLLLPPASEKAPYSADEILEYLDTPASAPGWKWHAGREPGTLDVKAEEASIPVQKDNAVLPSTDAKGFLAAIARACKALIAAEPELTEQDQIAGDGDAGLTLEAGAKGVLKAIEEGRLKGENVVQDVKVIAEIVEEDMGGTSGALYSIFFAGLGKSLRDAATEGAKSTSPEVWSKAAAEALATLYKYTRARPPSRTLVDPLDAFVASLPSKGLSSAAEDALAAADKTKELVAKAGRGAYVNQEDLKKREVPDPGAWGIWRILDGLRGFEA; encoded by the exons ATGGCTCCCGCTC AGAAACACCTTCTCAACACTCCTCAGACCCTTGTGGTCGATTCACTTAAGGGCCTGGCCACTCTCAATCCCAATGTGAAACTTGACGAGGCCCAAAGAG TGATCTACACACCTCCGACTGAATCTAAAGTCGCTCTTCTCTCAGGCGGCGGCTCCGGTCATGAACCTGCCCATGCCGCATTTGTGGGGCCTGGACTGTTATCGGCAGCAATCTGTGGAAACATCTTTGCTTCTCCAAACGTCGCTCAGATCCGTCGAGGACTCGAGTTGGTGACTCGTGAAAAGGGTGGTCTTGTCGTAGTCATGAACTACACGGGTGACGCTTTGCACTTTGGCTTGGCTGCCGAGCAGCACAGGAGTGCAGGAAAACTTGGGGATGTTCGAGTCTTGATGGTTGGGGATGATGTAGCTGTTGGCAGGGAACAAGGAAGCATCGTTGGTAGACG AGGGCTGGCCGGTACAATTCTGGTGTACAAAGTGGCTGCTGCTCTTTCCGATAAAGGTGCCGACCTTGACTCTGTAGAGAACATTGCCAAATATGTGGCTTCTCGGCTAGGCACTCTTGGTGTAGGCCTTGAACACTGTCAT GTCCCAGGAACTCGTGCTGGTAACTCCCACCTTGGAGCCAACGAAGTTGAAGTT GGCATGGGTATTCACAACGAAGCTGGCACTTACAAGCTTGACATGACGACTGCGTCTGAGCTGGTGGGAAAAATGCTCACTCAAATCACCGATACTACCGACAAAGACAAGTCGTTTGTGCCTTTCAAAGGAGATGGCTCTGATGAGGTGGTGTTGTTGGTGAACGACTTGGGAGCCATAAGTGAGCTTGAAATGGGTGGTCTCACAAATGAAG CTGTCAAGTGGCTTCAGTCAAGGAAGATCAAAGTTCGTCGAGTCCTTGCTGGCACTTACATGACATCTCTCAACATGCCTGGTTTCTCCcttactcttcttctcctccctcctgcTTCCGAAAAAGCACCTTACTCCGCCGATGAGATCCTTGAGTACCTTGACACTCCGGCTAGTGCTCCAGGATGGAAGTGGCATGCGGGTAGGGAACCCGGAACGCTTGATGTGAAGGCTGAAGAGGCGTCTATCCCGGTGCAAAAAGACAACGCTGTTTTACCCT CCACTGATGCAAAAGGCTTCCTTGCTGCTATCGCTCGGGCGTGCAAGGCTCTTATTGCCGCCGAACCTGAACTCACTGAACAAGACCAGATCGCcggagatggggatgcAGGTCTCACTTTGGAGGCCGGCGCCAAGGGTGTGTTGAAGGCGATTGAGGAGGGCCGATTGAAGGGCGAGAATGTTGTGCAGGATGTCAAAGTTATTGCCGAAATCGTCGAGGAGGACATGGGCGGCACTTCGGGTGCCCTTTACTC TATATTCTTTGCGGGACTGGGTAAATCCTTGAGAGATGCTGCGACAGAGGGTGCCAAGAGCACGTCCCCTGAGGTTTGGAGcaaagctgctgctgaagcCCTGGCCACTCTTTACAAAT ACACTCGTGCCCgacctccttctcgaacccTTGTTGACCCCCTTGACGCCTTCGTTGCCTCTTTGCCTTCAAAAGGACTTTCATCCGCAGCGGAAGACGCCCTTGCAGCAGCTGATAAGACCAAGGAGCTCGTGGCTAAGGCTGGTCGAGGAGCATATGTGAATCAGgaggatttgaagaagcgTGAAGTCCCGGACCCTGGGGCTTGGGGTATCTGGCGAATTTTGGATGGCTTGCGAGGGTTCGAGGCTTAA
- a CDS encoding dihydroorotate dehydrogenase (fumarate), with the protein MPLMRLAADPEQGHRLAVRVLGWDKWARPRDMGVDGDELQAELFGMHLKNPVGIAAGFDKDAEAIDGLFDLGFGYVEVGSVTPEPQPGNPKPRFFRLEEDDACINRYGFNSLGHGHALARLRLRLAKFAHDHPSLFPSPLPANLVPPAGLPRSLRAGQLLAVNLGKNKASDADSNDDYIRGVRTLGPYADVVVINVSSPNTPGLRALQGKQQLERLLNDVVDERNKIAHGTGLPKIAVKVASDLSEDELADVASAVRSSGVEGVIVSNTTIRRKELNLISGNQDQIGGLSGKPLFPYALNALKTLRPLLPPSIPIIGCGGISSGSDALTMANAGASIVQVYTSFGFRGVGTPRLIKDEITERLKAEREAEAEAGGKGGSWKTHVGRDWVSSGQQPMGWDENRLQQESQALVEEARGLAELLRQSNDKEETVKLVEQAERALGIVKEEVAPLPPSSAAAPAPVEAAVPSRDGFVIESGGVGAPSIGEALIAEPVPQVDLAPIVVLEEKKTNVDERREGGERDNEWKQAVKTGPKRLV; encoded by the exons ATGCCCCTTATGCGCCTCGCTGCAGACCCCGAGCAGGGCCACAGGCTTGCCGTCAGAGTCCTCGGCTGGGACAAGTGGGCCAGGCCGCGAGACATGGGTGTCGACGGAGACGAGCTGCAAGCAGAG CTGTTCGGCATGCATCTGAAAAATCCCGTCGGCATCGCGGCTGGCTTTGACAAGGACGCGGAGGCCATCGATGGTCTCTTTGACCTCGGTTTCGGCTACGTCGAGGTCGGAAGCGTCACTCCCGAACCCCAG CCTGGTAACCCTAAACCTCGATTTTTCCGTCTCGAAGAGGACGATGCGTGTATCAATCGATATGGATTCAACTCGCTCGGACACGGCCACGCCCTCGCCCGACTTCGTCTCCGTCTGGCCAAATTCGCTCACGACcatccctccctcttcccgTCCCCTTTGCCCGCAAACCTCGTCCCACCCGCCGGTTTGCCGAGATCATTGAGAGCAGGACAGCTGCTCGCAGTCAACTTGGGCAAGAACAAGGCCAGCGACGCAGATTCAAACGACGACTACATCCGAGGCGTCAGGACGCTCGGGCCCTATGCGGACGTGGTCGTGATCAACGTGTCAAGCCCGAATACCCCAGGCTTACGGGCTCTCCAGGGCAAGCAGCAGCTCGAGCGACTGCTGAACGACGTCGTCGATGAAAGGAACAAGATTGCGCACGGGACCGGCCTGCCCAAGATTGCAGTCAAAGTTGCATCAGATTTGAGCGAGGATGAGCTGGCAGATGTAGCGAGTGCGGTGAGGAGTAGCGGTGTCGAAGGCGTCATTGTTAGCAACACTACTATCCGAAGAAAAGAGCTCAATCTTATTTCCG GCAACCAAGACCAGATCGGCGGTCTCTCCGGCAaacccctcttcccctACGCCCTCAACGCTCTCAAGACTCTCCGCCCGCTTCTCCCTCCGTCAATCCCCATCATCGGCTGTGGCGGTATCTCCTCCGGCTCAGACGCCCTCACCATGGCCAACGCCGGCGCCTCCATCGTCCAAGTCTACACCTCGTTCGGCTTCCGAGGTGTAGGTACCCCGCGCCTGATCAAAGATGAAATTACCGAGCGCCTCAAGGCCGAGCGCGAGGCCGAGGCCGAGGCCGGGGGCAAGGGCGGATCATGGAAGACTCACGTAGGCCGCGACTGGGTATCGTCAGGTCAACAGCCGATGGGATGGGACGAGAACCGTCTTCAACAGGAAAGCCAAGCGCTCGTCGAGGAGGCCAGGGGGCTCGCAGAGCTTTTGCGGCAATCGAATGATAAGGAAGAAACAGTCAAGCTCGTTGAGCAGGCTGAAAGGGCGTTGGGGATagtgaaagaagaggtggcGCCTCTGCCTCCATCTTCGGCAGCAGCACCTGCTCCGGTTGAAGCTGCAGTCCCTTCACGAGACGGGTTTGTGATTGAGAGCGGCGGTGTCGGTGCGCCATCTATAGGAGAGGCATTGATCGCTGAGCCCGTGCCGCAAGTCGATCTCGCACCCATTGTAGTattggaagaaaagaagaccAATGTCGAcgagaggagggagggtgGTGAAAGGGATAATGAGTGGAAGCAAGCAGTCAAGACTGGGCCAAAGAGGTTAGTCTAG
- a CDS encoding mitochondrial chaperone BCS1, which translates to MFRSPLPQRTSHNPASEAGPSTPTPVPTDGDAVTLENASSSTGEATLPSSGSSGGESLISKMMADNPYFSAGAGLMGIGVVLTALRRSITLGATMAQRRMLVTLEIPSKDRSYPWFLEWMAHQSAAQTRGNAKPPGLFGWGQGMRSHELAVETSYKQHENGASEAIFNLVPGPGTHYFKYGGAWFQVKRERDSKLMDLHSGTPWETLTLTTLSTSRDLFSSLLEEARTLAEASTEGKTVVYTAWGVEWRPFGKPRRRREMGSVVLGKGIAEEIESDLKGFLGRGKWYAERGIPYRRGYLLHGPPGSGKTSFIQALAGSLNYNICLMNLSERGLTDDKLNHLLGLVPERSFVLLEDIDSAFNRRIQTSEDGYKSSVTFSGLLNALDGVASSEERIIFMTTNHYDRLDPALIRPGRVDIQQLLDDAAGEQAKRLFVKFYGNSVNEDGTKGRVLREGELPLDDEEVESLGNSVQRIVEDERAHGKVVSMASLQGHFIRTGARESLDGIRELCKPREGQA; encoded by the exons ATGTTCAGATCACCCTTACCTCAGCGGACTAGCCATAACCCTGCCTCAGAAGCCGGGCCCTCGACCCCTACACCGGTACCGACAGATGGGGATGCTGTCACCCTTGAAAATGCCAGTAGCTCAACTGGGGAAGCTACCTTACCCTCAAGCGGCTCGTCTGGGGGAGAGTCATTAATATCCAAGATGATGGCCGATAA TCCTTACTTTTCGGCAGGTGCTGGACTTATG GGCATTGGTGTAGTCCTGACAGCATTGCGTCGTTCTATAACACTCGGAGCTACCATGGCTCAACGAAGAATGTTGGTGACACTTGAAATCCCTTCCAAAGATCGGTCATACCCATGGTTCCTCGAGTGGATGGCCCATCAGTCAGCAGCCCAGACCAGAGGAAATGCTAAACCACCCGGTCTGTTTGGTTGGGGTCAAGGCATGAGAAGTCACGAGCTAGCTGTGGAAACAAGCTACAAACAGCACGAAAATGGGGCCAGCGAAGCCATTTTCAATTTAGTGCCAGGGCCGGGTACACATTACTTCAAATATGGAGGCGCCTGGTTTCAA GTAAAACGCGAACGAGACTCTAAACTCATGGACCTGCACTCTGGAACACCTTGGGAGACATTGACCCTGACAACACTTTCAACTTCGCGAGAcctcttttcatctctccttGAGGAGGCGCGAACCCTTGCTGAGGCTTCGACTGAGGGTAAGACTGTTGTTTATACCGCGTGGGGTGTCGAGTGGCGTCCATTCGGCAAaccaaggagaagaagggaaatggGCAGTGTAGTCCTGGGTAAAGGAATTGCCGAAGAGATCGAATCCGATCTGAAGGGCTTTTTAGGTCGAGGGAAATGGTACGCGGAAAGAG GTATCCCCTACCGAAGAGGATATCTCTTACATGGGCCTCCGGGATCTGGTAAAACATCGTTCATCCAGGCTCTTGCAGGGTCCTTGAACTACAATATCTGTCTCATGAATCTTAGCGAGAGGGGTCTTACGGATGATAAACTTAATCATTTGCTGGGTCTGGTACCAGAGCGGAGTTTTGTGCTGCTAGAGGACATTGATTCGGCTTTTAATAGACGCATACAAACGAGCGAGGACGG CTATAAATCTTCTGTCACCTTCTCCGGCCTTTTAAATGCTCTTGACGGTGTCGCATCATCGGAAGAGCGGATCATTTTCATGACTACCAATCATTACGATCGCCTTGATCCGGCACTTATTCGACCAGGTCGAGTTGACATTCAACAACTTTTGGATGATGCTGCTGGTGAACAAGCCAAACGACTGTTTGTCAAGTTTTATGGCAATTCAGTCAATGAGGATGGCACAAAAGGCAGAGTGTTgagggaaggagagctCCCGCtagatgacgaggaagtaGAATCTTTAGGCAACTCGGTGCAACGCATTGTAGAAGATGAGCGGGCTCATGGGAAGGTAGTTAGCATGGCTAGTCTGCAAGGGCATTTTATCCGCACCGGCGCGAGAGAAAGCTTGGATGGGATCCGTGAGCTGTGTAAGCCAAGGGAAGGGCAAGCATAG